A portion of the Krasilnikovia cinnamomea genome contains these proteins:
- the eccE gene encoding type VII secretion protein EccE: MTALADSRRLSEGGVTGPPPHRGSRVRPGRLFGIRAGQLIGSQLAAVAVLIGAAHGPITLAAGAALAVVLLAVIWLRLRGRWAFEWLSIALRYGGRRHVVAVDASSTALLEFTAPGTRVEHADLAGDPAALFVDAHGLTAVLELGDPAGLLAEELPALPSPGSLLPPAGADHPPCRIQLVLTGVPAPTLRAGGGTPANSYRQLTEGRLLGHSRALLAVRVLHAEGWSPADLRQALSGLVRKLPKRLGPIPVRPLGEAAAARVIAELAHDDGVGSAQESWSGLQIGGLSQATFRLHRWPDLRQETARRLVSRMLSLPAAATTVAVSAGPRGPLDAAATTDLTLRLAAPDPSALGVVTQALRKVLSTERAQASRLDGEHLDGFTATLPLGAGHADTLSTGRPAPGTHPAELADDLELPVPVAGLMLGTNRYGDPVVTRLFRPEQTRVLLVGGVRCAQLVALRAMAVGARVIVQTARPYAWEPFVRGAAVPGESIAVIPPGRAVEIPPGSALHPLLVIVDVGPVGADNRPGAGFQATLVVRDEFGPADVDVASRADLLVVQPLHPDEASMLGPALGLGDAAQWLTRIRADMVGVINRRAVRWAALAQTPIEAQLIGPLDRV; the protein is encoded by the coding sequence GTGACAGCCTTGGCGGACAGCCGTCGCCTGTCCGAGGGCGGCGTGACGGGCCCGCCGCCCCACCGCGGTTCCCGGGTGCGCCCGGGGCGCCTCTTCGGGATCCGCGCGGGACAGCTCATCGGCAGCCAGCTCGCCGCGGTCGCGGTCCTCATCGGGGCGGCGCACGGCCCGATCACGCTGGCGGCGGGTGCGGCGTTGGCCGTGGTCCTGCTGGCCGTGATCTGGTTGCGGCTGCGCGGCCGGTGGGCGTTCGAGTGGCTGTCCATCGCACTGCGATACGGCGGCCGGCGCCACGTCGTGGCGGTCGACGCCTCATCCACCGCGCTGCTGGAGTTCACCGCGCCCGGGACGCGGGTCGAGCACGCCGACCTCGCCGGCGATCCGGCGGCGCTGTTCGTCGACGCGCATGGGCTGACCGCGGTGCTGGAACTGGGCGACCCGGCCGGCCTGCTGGCCGAGGAGCTTCCCGCGCTGCCGTCGCCCGGCAGCCTGCTTCCGCCGGCCGGCGCGGATCACCCGCCATGCCGGATCCAGCTGGTGCTCACGGGTGTTCCGGCGCCGACGCTCCGCGCGGGCGGGGGCACCCCGGCGAATTCGTACCGTCAGCTCACCGAGGGGCGCCTGCTCGGGCACAGCCGCGCGCTGCTGGCCGTCCGGGTGCTGCATGCCGAGGGCTGGTCCCCGGCCGACCTGCGGCAGGCCCTGTCCGGGCTGGTACGGAAGCTGCCGAAACGGCTCGGGCCGATACCGGTCCGGCCGCTCGGTGAGGCCGCGGCCGCCCGCGTCATCGCGGAGCTGGCCCATGACGACGGCGTCGGATCGGCCCAGGAGAGCTGGTCCGGCCTGCAGATCGGCGGCCTGAGCCAGGCCACCTTCCGGCTGCACCGGTGGCCGGATCTGCGGCAGGAAACCGCGCGGCGGCTCGTGTCCCGCATGCTGTCACTGCCCGCGGCGGCCACCACCGTGGCGGTGAGCGCCGGGCCGCGCGGCCCGCTGGACGCCGCGGCCACCACCGACCTGACTCTGCGCCTGGCCGCGCCGGACCCGTCCGCGCTGGGCGTCGTCACCCAGGCGCTGCGGAAAGTGCTTTCCACCGAGCGGGCGCAGGCCAGCCGGCTCGACGGCGAGCATCTCGACGGGTTCACGGCCACCCTGCCACTGGGCGCCGGCCACGCCGACACGCTGAGCACCGGTCGACCCGCGCCCGGTACGCATCCGGCCGAGCTGGCCGACGACCTGGAGCTGCCCGTTCCGGTCGCCGGCCTGATGCTGGGCACCAACCGGTACGGCGACCCCGTGGTGACCCGCCTGTTCCGCCCGGAGCAGACCCGCGTCCTGCTGGTCGGCGGGGTGCGCTGCGCCCAGTTGGTCGCCCTGCGCGCCATGGCGGTCGGCGCCCGGGTCATCGTGCAGACCGCCCGCCCGTACGCGTGGGAGCCGTTCGTCCGTGGGGCGGCGGTGCCCGGCGAGTCGATCGCGGTGATCCCGCCGGGCCGCGCGGTCGAGATTCCTCCCGGGTCGGCGCTGCATCCGCTGTTGGTGATCGTCGACGTGGGCCCGGTGGGCGCGGACAACCGGCCCGGCGCCGGATTCCAGGCGACCCTGGTCGTGCGCGACGAGTTCGGCCCGGCCGACGTCGACGTTGCCTCCCGCGCCGACCTGCTCGTCGTGCAGCCGCTGCATCCGGACGAGGCGTCCATGCTGGGGCCAGCGCTCGGGCTGGGTGACGCCGCGCAATGGCTGACCCGGATCCGCGCGGACATGGTGGGTGTCATCAACCGGCGCGCGGTACGGTGGGCGGCCCTGGCGCAGACCCCGATCGAGGCTCAACTGATCGGCCCGCTCGACCGGGTCTGA